Proteins encoded together in one Impatiens glandulifera chromosome 1, dImpGla2.1, whole genome shotgun sequence window:
- the LOC124922570 gene encoding uncharacterized protein LOC124922570 has translation MGACATKPKVLSKDGAAEGAAPAPEVKEEETVVVSEVKEVVVVSEQVTVQGEGSGVAEQEDIKPRSLDNLIQEGEVKEISGATPQLEEAKAEEPVVATSTAESEPVIEEKKSITTEVIEEKPKSETLEIDVKTDTPQPTATTTTVEKPATEEKK, from the exons ATGGGAGCTTGTGCGACTAAACCAAAAGTATTGTCGAAAGATGGGGCGGCAGAAGGAGCTGCTCCGGCGCCGGAAGTGAAAGAGGAAGAGACGGTGGTGGTGTCGGAAGTTAAGGAGGTCGTGGTCGTGTCGGAACAGGTGACCGTTCAAGGAGAAGGAAGTGGTGTCGCTGAGCAGGAGGATATCAAACCCCGATCTCTTGATAATCTCATACAAGAG GGTGAAGTGAAGGAAATATCTGGAGCAACTCCTCAATTGGAAGAAGCCAAGGCGGAGGAACCAGTTGTCGCCACCAGCACCGCCGAATCTGAACCAGTTATAGAAGAGAAGAAATCTATAACCACAGAAGTTATTGAAGAAAAACCAAAATCAGAAACCCTAGAAATCGACGTCAAAACCGACACGCCTCAACCAACCGCAACCACAACCACGGTAGAAAAACCGGCTACTGAGGAAAAAAAATGA
- the LOC124919906 gene encoding uncharacterized protein LOC124919906: MGDVQIRLNHRLSTFLITKTTVYISFVLFFILIVIGYLYSFPGESIGDNYRFGESSDHYRFDTFCSEPEPAHLIRTKLIDAFFNGTSPYANFPPKHAIPLLTPAKINGWDSNNVVFSNLMRKYRPKTIIEVGTFLGMSAIHMAELSHEIGLDSQIICVDNFRAWPGLDIPMINGDVLLMYQFMQNLVHKNVTESVLFLPYSTTAALDKMCKMGIYGDMIEIDAAHDFHSAWSDLNRAYKVLARHGVIFGHDYFNKEDHYGVRRAVNLFARFKGLRVETDGMHWVIHPSKSIN; this comes from the coding sequence ATGGGAGATGTTCAAATTCGGTTGAACCATAGGTTATCCACATTCCTAATCACAAAAACGACCGTTTACATTTCTTTTGTcctattttttatcttaattgtcATCGGTTATCTCTATTCCTTTCCCGGCGAGTCCATCGGCGACAACTACCGGTTCGGAGAATCCTCCGACCACTACCGGTTCGATACCTTTTGTAGCGAACCGGAGCCAGCCCATCTTATCCGGACCAAACTCATTGACGCGTTCTTCAATGGCACGTCACCCTACGCTAACTTCCCACCAAAACACGCCATTCCTCTTTTAACCCCAGCCAAGATCAACGGATGGGATTCGAACAATGTTGTTTTTAGTAACCTTATGAGAAAGTACCGACCAAAGACCATCATTGAAGTAGGTACGTTTTTAGGCATGTCTGCAATCCACATGGCCGAGTTGTCACATGAGATTGGCTTAGATTCCCAAATAATTTGCGTTGATAATTTTCGTGCATGGCCTGGACTTGATATACCCATGATAAACGGCGACGTTTTGTTGATGTATCAATTTATGCAAAATTTGGTTCACAAGAACGTGACCGAATCAGTTTTATTTCTTCCTTATTCCACTACCGCAGCTCTAGATAAAATGTGTAAGATGGGAATATATGGAGatatgattgagattgatgCGGCTCATGATTTTCATTCGGCTTGGAGTGACTTGAACCGGGCTTACAAGGTTTTGGCACGTCACGGGGTCATTTTTGGGCACGACTATTTCAATAAGGAAGATCATTATGGTGTTCGAAGGGCAGTTAATTTGTTTGCTAGGTTTAAGGGTCTTCGTGTTGAAACAGATGGAATGCATTGGGTCATACATCCTagtaaatcaattaattaa
- the LOC124921094 gene encoding GDSL esterase/lipase At2g23540-like, with product MKIFILALVFSFITCINCISRITDSHLNNGASFIFGDSLVDAGNNNYLRTLARGNIRPYSIDFKPSGGNPTGRYTNGKTIADITGELMGQKHYAVPFLAPNTTGKALIHGVNFASGGGGILRDTGRVFINRLSMDVQIDCFNITRQRIASLLGPERARNYIMTKSIFSVTLGSNDFLNNYLLPIFSVGVRRALTPEAFIEDLITHMRGQLTRLYNLDARKFIVANVGPIGCIPYEKAMNRVTDSECAELPNNMALQYGARLKDLLQELKQNLPEATFVYANVYDLVLGLIRNYEQYGFTSVDTPCCGGGQYSGLSPCGPTSILCADHTKHFFWDAYHPSEAANKIISKQLLHGDPKYVTPMTLQALRDL from the exons ATGAAAATCTTCATTCTGGCTTTGGTATTCTCGTTTATTACCTGTATAAATTGTATTAGCCGAATAACCGATAGCCATTTGAATAATGGAGCTTCATTCATCTTTGGGGACTCATTAGTAGACGCCGGAAACAATAACTACCTGCGAACTCTGGCCAGAGGCAACATCCGCCCATATAGCATTGATTTCAAACCATCAGGAGGAAATCCTACTGGCCGCTACACTAATGGGAAAACCATTGCAGACATTACtg GAGAGTTGATGGGACAGAAACATTATGCTGTACCATTTCTTGCACCAAACACCACAGGAAAAGCTCTCATACATGGAGTTAATTTTGCTTCAGGAGGTGGTGGGATTTTGAGAGACACTGGAAGAGTCTTT ATTAACAGGCTTTCAATGGATGTCCAAATAGATTGTTTCAATATTACCAGACAACGAATTGCCTCATTGTTGGGTCCAGAAAGGGCGAGAAACTACATTATGACAAAATCTATCTTCTCAGTCACACTTGGCTCAAAtgattttctcaacaattacCTGCTTCCAATCTTCTCCGTTGGTGTGAGAAGAGCGCTGACACCAGAGGCTTTCATTGAGGATCTTATCACCCATATGAGAGGACAGCTCACG AGGCTCTATAATCTAGATGCTAGGAAATTCATAGTGGCAAATGTGGGACCAATCGGTTGTATTCCATACGAGAAAGCAATGAATCGGGTGACAGATAGTGAGTGTGCCGAATTACCAAACAATATGGCACTTCAATATGGTGCCAGGTTGAAGGACCTGCTGCAGGAACTAAAACAAAACCTACCCGAAGCCACGTTTGTTTATGCAAATGTGTATGATCTAGTGCTGGGACTCATCAGAAACTATGAACAATATG GTTTCACATCAGTCGACACACCATGCTGTGGCGGAGGCCAATATTCTGGGCTGAGTCCATGTGGTCCAACATCTATCTTGTGTGCAGACCACACAAAACATTTCTTCTGGGATGCTTACCATCCAAGTGAAGCGGCAAATAAGATCATTTctaagcaacttcttcatggtGACCCGAAATATGTAACACCCATGACTCTTCAGGCACTAAGAGATCTCTAA
- the LOC124921095 gene encoding UPF0235 protein C15orf40 homolog: protein MAPAKKSKGKSNAADSTRSSPAITINSTKFPTCMRLIPPSSVAINIHAKPGSKLATLTDFNDDALGVQIDAPAKDGEANAALLDFISSVLGVKRRQVSIGSGSKSRDKVIIVQEVTLESVFNALDTALKCQ, encoded by the exons ATGGCTCCGGCGAAGAAAAGTAAAGGAAAAAGCAATGCCGCCGATTCCACTCGATCATCTCCGGCGATCACCATAAACTCAACCAAGTTCCCGACCTGTATGCGATTAATTCCTCCTTCTTCTGTCGCTATCAATATCCACGCCAAGCCTGGTTCCAAACTCGCTACCTTGACAG ATTTTAATGACGACGCACTAGGAGTGCAGATTGACGCGCCTGCAAAAGATGGAGAAGCTAATGCCGCCTTGTTGGATTTTATAAGCTCC GTTCTTGGTGTTAAAAGAAGACAAGTGTCTATAGGTTCTGGCTCTAAATCGAGGGATAAGGTTATCATAGTTCAAGAAGTAACTTTAGAGAGTGTTTTTAATGCTTTGGACACGGCTTTGAAGTGCCAATGA